The window CCATTTTGAGCTTTTTGAAGAATTTAATGATGATATTTATCCTGTAGAAAAGGAATTTCCTTTGATTGAAAATATTGAAGTTGAATTTACCATGCTGGGAAAAAAATACACAGCCCAGCTTGCAGATAACAAAGATAAACTGCTTCAGCAGCTTCTCATCCGGAAATTTCCGGTTCCTTATTCGTGTAAATCAGGAATCTGTGGAAGCTGCGAATGTTCTTTGGAAGAAGGCGAAGTAGAACTGCTGGAGAATGAGTATCTTACCGAAAAAGAAGAAGAGCAGGGGCATATTTTAGCTTGCATGTCTATTGTGAAAAGTAAAAAAATAAAGCTTAACTTTGATCTTAGTTGAGAATTATACGGAACATATTTAACCTGGGCTTTATATCATTGGAATTGGGAATTCTGATGATATGCTTCTGCAATGTGTGGGTTTTCGGTCTTACTAACGGGAGAACCTATACCAAAATATCAAAAATTCCGCCTAGAGAAATAGCCCTGGTTCTGGGAACATCCCCTAAAATGAGATCCGGAAAATCTAATCCTTACTTCACCAAAAGAATGGATGCCGCGGCCCTTCTTTACCATCATGGTAAGATCAAGAAAATTATAGTAAGTGGTGAAAAGAGTAAGGGCTACAACGAACCGGCAGCCATGAAAAACTATCTGATCAATCAGGAGGGAGTTCCGGAAGATATCATTCTGGAAGATCCGAAGGGTTTTAATACCTATAAAAGTATTCTCCGCTGCA of the Chryseobacterium aureum genome contains:
- a CDS encoding SanA/YdcF family protein → MICFCNVWVFGLTNGRTYTKISKIPPREIALVLGTSPKMRSGKSNPYFTKRMDAAALLYHHGKIKKIIVSGEKSKGYNEPAAMKNYLINQEGVPEDIILEDPKGFNTYKSILRCKDVYKKKNVIIVSQGYHNLRALFFARNNDMNALGFDAQDVSKPESFYRNQTREILARVIAVVYFILGVSPD